A DNA window from Streptomyces canus contains the following coding sequences:
- a CDS encoding RICIN domain-containing protein: MAGATATTSEPGEADAESVTAADEEEAEEAPEGTAEAASAAPSGRPHKSLLAGAAIVGTLLMTVPFLVGGDGEDVHAGPVGATPGTVLGSPGDGSVYGAIGSASPTDGGSPRTTHPVGHSAASHGAGGPGAHSSASGTMSPPPADTVGFRDDVAPRPTPGRALSAVTGATSSGSSSAAAGVSIWSYASGRCIDVRDAGGDGTPLQIWDCNGFAQQSWRFMSDGTVRALGLCMDVAWGSTSDGAVVQLATCSHNPAQQFRLNSAHDLVNPQANKCVDVKDRKTGNGTRLQLWDCNGQDIQKWSTG, from the coding sequence GTGGCAGGAGCCACCGCCACCACCTCTGAACCGGGGGAGGCGGACGCGGAGAGCGTCACGGCTGCTGATGAGGAGGAGGCGGAAGAGGCGCCTGAGGGTACGGCCGAGGCTGCGTCGGCTGCCCCGTCGGGGAGGCCGCACAAGAGCCTGCTGGCCGGGGCGGCCATCGTGGGGACACTGTTGATGACCGTGCCGTTCCTGGTGGGTGGTGACGGTGAGGATGTTCATGCGGGTCCGGTCGGTGCGACGCCTGGCACGGTGCTGGGCTCCCCGGGGGACGGAAGCGTCTATGGTGCCATCGGATCGGCGTCGCCGACCGATGGTGGCAGTCCCAGGACGACTCATCCGGTCGGGCATTCCGCGGCATCACACGGTGCCGGGGGCCCGGGAGCGCACTCGTCGGCTTCCGGGACGATGTCGCCCCCCCCGGCCGACACCGTCGGCTTCCGGGACGATGTCGCCCCCCGGCCGACGCCGGGCAGGGCCTTGTCCGCCGTCACCGGAGCGACGTCGTCCGGTAGTTCCTCGGCGGCCGCGGGCGTGTCCATCTGGAGCTATGCCTCGGGCCGTTGCATCGATGTCAGGGATGCCGGGGGCGATGGTACGCCGCTGCAGATCTGGGACTGCAACGGATTCGCGCAGCAGAGCTGGCGCTTCATGAGTGACGGGACGGTGCGCGCGCTGGGGCTGTGCATGGACGTCGCCTGGGGCAGTACCAGCGACGGTGCGGTGGTCCAGCTGGCCACCTGCAGTCATAATCCCGCCCAGCAGTTCCGGCTGAACTCCGCGCATGACCTGGTCAACCCGCAGGCGAACAAGTGCGTCGACGTGAAGGACCGGAAGACCGGTAACGGCACCCGCTTGCAGTTGTGGGACTGCAATGGCCAGGACATCCAGAAGTGGAGCACCGGCTGA
- a CDS encoding transposase, with product MKVYSPEFKADAVALYLSDPGHTFEGIGMDLGISRETLRNWVRAERARRGESGTTSTNTEGVPVSEATKQELEAGMAALRAELKTVRKENQKLATERGAACSRARCPRRTGPGRSIAAGTCRRGSPRS from the coding sequence GTGAAGGTCTACTCGCCCGAGTTCAAGGCGGACGCCGTCGCGCTGTACCTGTCGGATCCGGGCCACACCTTCGAGGGCATCGGCATGGACCTGGGCATCAGCCGGGAGACGCTGCGCAACTGGGTGCGGGCCGAGCGGGCCCGCCGTGGTGAGAGCGGCACGACGAGCACGAACACGGAGGGTGTCCCGGTGAGCGAGGCCACGAAGCAGGAGCTGGAGGCCGGGATGGCGGCCCTGCGCGCGGAGCTGAAGACCGTGCGCAAGGAGAACCAGAAACTGGCCACCGAACGGGGAGCTGCTTGTAGCCGAGCGCGATGCCCTCGGCGGACAGGTCCGGGTCGGAGCATCGCAGCAGGTACTTGCCGTCGAGGTTCTCCTCGGTCCTGA
- a CDS encoding transposase: MGELRSIAPPFVASGPSGVAVRTRLKDLTPGDEKVLRLVGAHLGSLASKDVKACCRDGLEHCGEAWAVRKRELTPLSSSRWAGSITKATHDQWALARRGQLAHIQNLEAGIRTVEGRLSLPARQKGSKKAPGGYRSQREWHAKSRRLRVLEDRLTAARADREAGLVHVVRGGKRLARARHHLEAAQLTESAWRGRWEAERWFCQADGESGKRYGNETIRISPDGEVSIKLPAPLTHLANAPHSRYTLASRVTFAHRGGEWADRVAANRAIAYRIHYDTGRDRWYVTASWQIPPSPALPIEAALAHGVIGVDMNADHLAAWHLDTHGNPTGSPRRFSYDLSGTAEHRDAQVRHALTRLLWAQTCGVKAIAVEDLDFAAEKTREKHGRKKRFRQLISGMPTGKLRARLSSMADATGIAVIAVDPAYTSRWGAQHWQKPLTSTTRTTTRHDAAAVAIGRRAQGHPIRRRTTPPPHDRSDRAGHRTVQAGPGIPGREGTRPRIPGPRTRSVGAGRGVNAGNQNAQHRPGRSAEHETWQQDSLPLSL; the protein is encoded by the coding sequence GTGGGGGAGCTGAGGAGTATCGCGCCGCCGTTCGTCGCGTCCGGTCCGTCCGGTGTCGCCGTCCGGACCCGCCTCAAGGACCTGACGCCGGGCGATGAGAAGGTGTTGCGTCTGGTGGGAGCGCATCTGGGGTCGCTGGCCTCGAAGGATGTCAAGGCCTGCTGTCGGGATGGTCTGGAGCATTGCGGTGAGGCGTGGGCGGTGCGTAAGCGGGAGTTGACGCCGTTGTCGTCGTCGCGGTGGGCGGGGTCGATCACCAAAGCTACGCATGACCAGTGGGCGCTGGCCCGCCGTGGCCAGCTGGCGCACATCCAGAACCTGGAAGCCGGTATTCGCACCGTCGAGGGCCGGTTGTCCCTGCCGGCCAGGCAGAAGGGGAGCAAGAAGGCGCCGGGGGGTTACCGGTCCCAGCGGGAGTGGCATGCGAAGTCGAGGCGGCTGCGAGTGCTGGAGGACCGGCTGACGGCAGCGCGGGCCGACCGAGAGGCCGGACTCGTCCACGTCGTGCGCGGCGGCAAGCGGCTGGCCCGTGCCCGGCACCATCTGGAGGCGGCCCAGCTCACGGAGTCCGCGTGGCGTGGGCGGTGGGAGGCGGAGCGCTGGTTCTGTCAGGCGGACGGGGAGTCAGGCAAGCGCTACGGCAACGAGACGATCCGCATCAGCCCCGACGGCGAGGTGAGCATCAAACTCCCCGCACCGCTCACGCATCTGGCGAACGCCCCGCACAGCCGCTACACCCTCGCGTCCAGGGTCACGTTCGCGCACCGGGGCGGCGAGTGGGCGGACCGTGTCGCGGCCAACAGGGCGATCGCCTACCGCATCCACTACGACACCGGCCGGGACCGCTGGTATGTGACGGCCTCCTGGCAGATCCCGCCCTCCCCCGCGCTCCCCATCGAGGCCGCGCTCGCCCACGGCGTGATCGGCGTCGACATGAACGCCGACCACCTCGCCGCCTGGCACCTCGACACCCACGGCAACCCCACCGGCAGCCCGCGCCGCTTCTCCTACGACCTGAGCGGCACCGCCGAGCATCGGGACGCCCAGGTCCGCCACGCCCTCACCCGCCTCCTGTGGGCCCAAACGTGCGGCGTCAAGGCGATCGCGGTCGAGGACCTGGACTTCGCCGCCGAGAAGACCCGGGAGAAACACGGGCGCAAAAAGCGCTTCCGGCAGCTGATCTCCGGCATGCCCACCGGCAAACTCCGCGCCCGGCTGTCCTCGATGGCCGACGCCACGGGTATCGCGGTCATCGCCGTCGACCCGGCCTACACCAGCCGATGGGGCGCCCAGCACTGGCAGAAACCCCTGACCAGCACGACTCGCACAACCACTCGCCATGATGCTGCTGCCGTGGCGATCGGAAGGCGCGCCCAGGGACACCCGATCCGGCGACGGACGACACCGCCCCCACACGACCGGAGTGATCGTGCGGGGCATCGGACCGTCCAGGCCGGACCAGGCATCCCTGGGCGTGAGGGAACCCGCCCCCGCATCCCCGGACCACGGACACGATCCGTCGGCGCCGGACGCGGAGTGAACGCGGGCAACCAGAACGCCCAACACCGTCCGGGGCGTTCGGCCGAGCATGAGACCTGGCAACAGGACTCACTCCCGCTCAGTCTTTAG